The following coding sequences lie in one Hoplias malabaricus isolate fHopMal1 chromosome 14, fHopMal1.hap1, whole genome shotgun sequence genomic window:
- the mmp23ba gene encoding matrix metalloproteinase-23 — translation MSSSSSRREQRCGLALLAVLGVSLAALQRATARPLWTPEEEAHISGVLIIGIRKDARSHVLHLSRNKRYTLTPEKLKWDKFKLTYKLLSFPRNLMNASDTRRGIAKAFAMWSDVSPFSFREVPADQDADIKIGFYPVNHTDCLQSYLHHCFDGITGELAHAFFPPTGEIHFDDDEYWILGNMRFSWKRGVWLTDLVHVAAHEIGHVLGLMHSQNPRAIMHLNATLTGRKLITQDDVWGLHRLYGCLDRLFICPAWAKKGYCVSKRRLMQQHCPYSCDFCYTFPFPTVAPTPMPLRTKHKLVAEGKKLTFRCGKKIAARQGKVYWYKDGELLEFSHPGYLSLKDDHISIVANAINEGTYTCIVRKKNKVLTNYSWKVRVRF, via the exons gaagaagctcaCATTTCTGGAGTTTTGATCATCGGGATTCGTAAAGATGCTCGCTCCCACGTGCTTCACCTTTCCAGGAATAAACGCTACACCTTGACCCCGGAGAAGCTGAAATGGGACAAATTCAAGCTAACCTACAA acTGCTGTCTTTCCCAAGGAACCTGATGAATGCCAGTGACACACGCAGGGGCATCGCTAAAGCCTTTGCTATGTGGAGTGATGTGTCGCCTTTCAGCTTCAGAGAGGTGCCTGCTGATCAGGACGCTGACATTAAAATCG GCTTCTACCCTGTAAACCATACAGACTGTCTGCAGTCGTACCTGCATCACTGCTTCGACGGCATCACTGGCGAACTGGCCCACGCTTTCTTCCCACCGACTGGAGAAATCCACTTCGACGATGATGAGTACTGGATTCTGGGGAACATGCGCTTCAGCTGGAAGAGAG GCGTATGGCTGACTGACCTTGTGCATGTAGCAGCTCACGAAATCGGTCATGTGTTGGGCCTGATGCATTCCCAGAACCCCAGAGCCATAATGCATCTCAATGCTACACTGACTGGCCGAAAACTCATAACACAGGATGATGTCTGGGGTCTACATCGACTATATG GATGTTTGGATAGATTATTCATCTGCCCCGCTTGGGCCAAGAAAGGCTACTGCGTGAGCAAAAGAAGGCTCATGCAACAGCATTGCCCATACAGCTGTGACTTCTGTTACA CATTCCCTTTTCCCACCGTCGCCCCAACTCCAATGCCATTACGAACCAAACACAAGCTTGTTGCTGAGGGAAAGAAACTCACCTTCCGTTGTGGAAAGAAAATTGCCGCAAGGCAAGGCAAAGTGTA CTGGTATAAAGACGGCGAGTTGCTGGAGTTCTCACACCCTGGCTACCTCTCCCTGAAGGATGACCACATTAGCATTGTGGCTAACGCAATCAATGAGGGTACATACACCTGCATTGTGAGGAAGAAGAACAAGGTTTTAACAAACTATTCATGGAAAGTACGGGTGCGTTTTTGA